Proteins from a genomic interval of Quercus lobata isolate SW786 chromosome 11, ValleyOak3.0 Primary Assembly, whole genome shotgun sequence:
- the LOC115966628 gene encoding uncharacterized protein LOC115966628 — MKEVNLNIPATSTEDWRDKFPLTTVTHLSSHASDHAPIILQTRTDRKFQNRRNYGFKFEESWLLWNDCEEVVKDAWEKSSNGGSALAITKKKIETCGAELRTWGASKTHPDSEEIKRLQKRVEELNSADCTVENRAEFLEVSKCLDNLLRQQEIYWHQRSRIPWLKHGDKNSKFFHFKASQRRRRNFIQGIRDLENNWVEEQEDIADVATNYFGDLFSAGVCDQIGECLNAVPHKVTDDMRQTLSNEFTANEIKEALFQMGPTKAPGPDGMSALFYQKFWHIVGDNVISAVLDFFNSGVLEPEINHTNIVLIPKVMAPEKMSDFRPISLCNVIYKIISKVLANRLKQVLPHIISSTQSAFVPGHLITDNVLVACKTLHSMRGRRKGKTGLLALKLDISKAYDRVEWAFLKGIMVKLGFPDNWINWVMTCVSTPTFSVLINGKPFGHITPSRGLRQGDPLSPYLFLLCAEGFSSLLFQAEVEGRLHGVSICKRAPRISHLLFADDSLLFCQATQKEVNEVNGILQTYASASGQCINLEKSSILFSSNTPETQKEWTKATLGVKEVEYFESYLGLPTFIGRAKYQTFAFIKDRVWKKLQGWKGKLLSRAGKEVLIKAVAQSIPTYTMGVFQLPVKLCNELSAMCARFWWGQVENERKIHWKSWGVLSQAKKDGGMGFRDLRAFILALLAKQGWRLMQSHDSLLYQCFKYRYFPRCNFLEASDSPNSSFVWKSLMAAMPILKQGCCWRVGDGSSIRVMEDRWIINYPTNKVLHPPEEQDWEWRVSDLIDQTSRSWDRELVWSKFHRDDAEAICRIPLSHRNVSDSLLWLHTKDGRYSVRSGYYLARQILRSDNWAECSSGCSGRDVWEKLWKLKVPNKIKVYGWRACQDILPTRANLARRKILEDEHCEVCKTALETGIHALWECPVAQDVWSGSLVRLQKCTQGYDDVLQLFGELLNRLSREEFELFLTLSWVIWNQRNAVIHGGKIKDPGQLCKRAEVYLLEYRQAQDQLSIPSRQQSVTQWQPPPIDRYKLNFDAAIFTELGCSGFGAIVRNERGEVMAALSVKGPLVWNSEEAEALACRRAVEFAIHAGFAELMIEGDNVNVMKAVCSNSMDKSRLGHVFQDIQCLVHGLRWSSVSCVKRGANGVAHSLARFARYVSEETIWLEECPPLASDALYQDLLSLN, encoded by the coding sequence ATGAAAGAGGTCAATCTAAACATTCCCGCTACTTCGACTGAAGATTGGAGAGACAAGTTCCCATTGACAACTGTGACCCACCTCTCATCTCATGCATCGGATCATGCACCTATCATTCTTCAAACACGAACGGACAGGAAGTTTCAGAATAGAAGGAACTATGGGTTTAAGTTCGAGGAATCTTGGCTTCTCTGGAATGACTGTGAAGAAGTTGTTAAGGACGCCTGGGAGAAAAGTTCTAATGGAGGTTCCGCACTTGCAATTACAAAGAAGAAGATTGAGACATGTGGGGCTGAGTTGCGAACTTGGGGAGCATCGAAAACGCATCCTGATTCAGAGGAAATAAAAAGACTTCAGAAGCGGGTTGAGGAACTAAACTCTGCTGATTGTACCGTGGAGAACAGAGCAGAATTCCTAGAAGTGAGCAAGTGCCTGGATAATCTCTTAAGACAGCAGGAGATTTACTGGCATCAACGATCTCGAATTCCTTGGTTGAAGCATGGTGACAAGAATTCaaagttttttcattttaaagctTCACAGCGGAGGCGGAGGAATTTTATACAAGGAATTAGAGACTTAGAAAATAATTGGGTGGAGGAACAGGAGGATATCGCTGATGTGGCGACCAACTACTTTGGGGATTTGTTTAGTGCAGGGGTGTGTGACCAAATTGGAGAATGTCTAAATGCAGTCCCTCACAAGGTTACTGATGATATGCGGCAAACTTTGTCCAATGAATTCACTGCAAATGAGATAAAGGAAGCTTTGTTTCAAATGGGACCCACAAAAGCTCCTGGACCCGATGGTATGAGTGCCCttttctatcaaaaattttggcaCATTGTTGGTGATAATGTAATCTCTGCtgtgttggatttttttaattctggTGTTTTGGAGCCTGAAATAAATCATACCAATATCGTGTTGATTCCCAAGGTAATGGCCCCTGAAAAAATGTCGGATTTTCGACCTATTAGCTTATGCAATGTGATTTATAAAATCATATCGAAGGTGTTGGCTAACAGGTTAAAGCAAGTTCTTCCACATATTATTTCTTCCACTCAAAGTGCTTTTGTTCCGGGTCATCTTATTACTGACAATGTGTTGGTGGCATGTAAAACCTTACATTCCATGCGTGGGAGGAGGAAAGGAAAAACAGGTTTGCTTGCTCTGAAATTAGACATAAGCAAAGCTTATGATCGAGTGGAATGGGCATTCTTGAAGGGTATTATGGTAAAATTGGGCTTCCCAGATAATTGGATAAATTGGGTGATGACATGTGTGAGTACTCCTACTTTTTCTGTCCTTATTAATGGCAAACCTTTTGGACATATTACTCCATCTAGAGGGCTCCGTCAAGGGGATCCCCTTTCGCCTTATTTGTTTCTCCTATGTGCAGaaggtttttcttctttactgTTTCAAGCAGAGGTTGAGGGGCGCCTACATGGGGTTTCTATTTGCAAGCGAGCACCAAGAATCTCCCATCTACTTTTTGCTGATGACTCTTTGCTCTTCTGCCAGGCTACCCAAAAGGAAGTTAATGAGGTTAATGGGATCCTACAAACATATGCAAGTGCATCGGGGCAATGCATTAATTTGGAGAAATCATCGATTTTGTTTAGTAGTAATACACCTGAAACACAAAAGGAGTGGACTAAGGCGACCTTAGGAGTGAAGGAGGTGGAGTACTTTGAATCTTACTTGGGCTTGCCTACTTTTATAGGGCGTGCAAAATACCAGACCTTTGCTTTTATAAAGGATAGAGTCTGGAAAAAACTACAAGGTTGGAAAGGAAAATTACTCTCTAGAGCGGGTAAAGAAGTGTTAATCAAGGCGGTGGCTCAATCCATCCCGACCTACACAATGGGGGTATTCCAGTTACCGGTAAAGCTATGTAATGAACTCAGTGCGATGTGTGCAaggttttggtgggggcaagTGGAGAACGAAAGGAAGATACATTGGAAGAGTTGGGGAGTGCTATCTCAGGCCAAGAAGGATGGTGGGATGGGCTTTCGGGATCTAAGGGCTTTCATTTTGGCTTTGTTGGCTAAGCAAGGGTGGAGATTGATGCAAAGCCATGACTCTCTTTTATATCAATGCTTCAAATATCGATACTTCCCACGGTGTAATTTTTTGGAGGCTAGTGATTCACCAAATAGCTCTTTTGTCTGGAAGAGCTTAATGGCAGCCATGCCTATTTTAAAACAAGGGTGCTGTTGGAGAGTCGGGGATGGGTCCTCAATTAGAGTCATGGAGGACAGATGGATTATAAACTATCCAACCAATAAGGTCCTTCACCCTCCAGAAGAACAGGATTGGGAATGGAGAGTATCTGACCTCATAGATCAGACGTCCAGGAGTTGGGATAGGGAGCTGGTTTGGTCAAAATTTCATAGGGATGACGCTGAAGCGATATGCCGGATTCCACTGAGCCATCGAAATGTTTCGGATTCACTACTTTGGCTTCACACCAAGGATGGTCGGTACTCGGTAAGGTCAGGGTATTATTTGGCTAGACAAATTTTAAGGTCTGATAATTGGGCTGAATGTTCCTCAGGGTGTAGTGGCCGTGATGTGTGGGAGAAGCTGTGGAAGTTGAAGGTTCCGAATAAAATAAAAGTCTATGGGTGGAGGGCTTGTCAAGATATTTTGCCCACAAGGGCAAACTTGGCTCGAAGGAAAATATTGGAAGATGAGCACTGTGAAGTATGCAAGACAGCTCTGGAGACTGGAATTCATGCTTTATGGGAATGTCCGGTGGCCCAGGATGTTTGGTCTGGTAGTTTGGTGAGACTGCAGAAATGTACCCAAGGTTACGATGATGTGTTACAACTTTTTGGGGAGTTACTCAACCGTTTGTCTAGAGAGgagtttgaattatttttgacTCTGTCATGGGTTATTTGGAATCAGAGAAACGCCGTAATACATGGGGGGAAGATTAAAGATCCTGGACAGCTGTGTAAACGAGCAGAGGTTTACTTACTTGAGTACCGTCAAGCACAAGACCAGCTCTCAATACCGAGTAGACAGCAGAGTGTGACTCAGTGGCAGCCCCCTCCTATCGATCGCTATAAACTGAACTTTGATGCTGCCATCTTCACGGAATTGGGTTGCTCAGGATTTGGTGCGATTGTTCGGAATGAGCGGGGAGAAGTCATGGCGGCCTTGTCTGTTAAAGGACCTCTGGTTTGGAATAGTGAAGAAGCTGAAGCACTTGCATGTCGAAGAGCAGTGGAGTTTGCCATTCATGCTGGCTTTGCTGAATTGATGATTGAAGGAGATAATGTGAATGTTATGAAAGCGGTATGCTCCAACAGTATGGACAAGTCTAGGTTGGGTCATGTTTTCCAGGATATCCAATGTCTTGTACACGGTCTGAGATGGAGTTCTGTCAGTTGTGTTAAGCGGGGTGCTAATGGCGTAGCACATTCCTTAGCTCGCTTTGCCCGTTATGTATCTGAGGAAACAATCTGGTTAGAGGAGTGTCCTCCTCTAGCTAGTGATGCTCTGTACCAAGATTTGTTAAGTTTAAATTGA
- the LOC115968031 gene encoding 18.5 kDa class I heat shock protein-like, giving the protein MSLIPNFFNRRSNVFEPFLLDVWDPFEGFPPLSSHSNFPFETSSFTTAKVDWKEILNAHVFKADVLGLKKEEVKVEIEDGRVLQISGKRSQEQEEKSDTWHCVERRSRRFSRRFKLPKNAKVEEVKAAMENGVLTIIVPKEEVMRPDVRPIQISG; this is encoded by the coding sequence atgtcgCTCATTCCAAATTTCTTCAACCGTCGATCCAATGTCTTCGAACCATTCTTGCTCGACGTGTGGGACCCATTCGAGGGCTTTCCACCACTCTCCTCTCACTCCAACTTCCCCTTCGAAACGTCGTCGTTCACCACTGCTAAAGTGGATTGGAAGGAGATCCTGAACGCGCATGTGTTCAAAGCCGACGTGCTTGGGCTGAagaaagaggaagtgaaggtgGAGATTGAGGACGGTCGGGTTCTCCAAATAAGTGGGAAGAGGAGTCAAGAGCAGGAAGAGAAGAGTGACACGTGGCACTGCGTGGAGCGGAGGAGCAGAAGGTTCTCGAGGAGGTTCAAGCTGCCAAAGAACGCGAAGGTCGAGGAAGTTAAGGCTGCTATGGAGAATGGTGTGCTCACTATCATTGTGCCCAAAGAGGAAGTCATGAGGCCTGACGTTAGGCCCATCCAAATTTCAGGTTAG